The Nostoc cf. commune SO-36 genomic sequence TCAATACGCTACAACAGAAAAAAACTCTCTGCTAAACCTGTGAAAAAACGAGTAACACTCACCTTCCCAAAACGCGCCGTGCAAATGCCAGTTACTTACGTACTGGCTAAAGAGTTCAACGTCGCCGCTAATATTATCCGTGCCCAAGTTGCCCCAAATCAAATTGGCAAACTGGTAGTAGAACTATCGGGAGATATCGATCAATTAGATGCAGCGATTGAGTGGATGCGATCGCGCAATGTTAACGTTTCTTATACATTAGGCGAAATTACCATCGACGAGGATGTGTGTGTCCACTGTGGTTTGTGTACTGGGGTTTGTCCTACCGAAGCCCTGACTCTCCACCCAGAGACGTACAAATTGACATTCACGCGATCGCGTTGTATCGTCTGCGAACAGTGTATACCCACCTGTCCTGTACAGGCAATCTCTACTAACCTTTAAGATTGCCCATCAAACTTTTTCAACTAATCCCAAATCCAAGATTGATTTTAGCCCAGCTTAAACACATCCGCGATTACACTATCATCACCCACCAGCCTAGTTTTTGCCGGAGAGTCATAAACCACCAATATTGAAGGTATACCAGCCACATCTTCAAACAGCGTCATTCCCTCAGCGTGTTCTTCCCGATTTCCATAGGGGATATCTTGCACAAAATCTGGATTACTGAAGACGTTTTCTTGTGAATCCACCGCATTTATCCAGCGATACACTTGCACGGGGCCATCTAAATCCATTGTTGGCCCGGCTAAAATCAACAAATCTTTGTCATCTATATGCAAATCCCGAATTCCCAAACCATTCAACCAAACAAAATGCTTTTTATATAACTCCTGCGCTTCTCCAATTTGCTTTAGTCTCAAAAGTCCAGGAGTAGAATCTTCTAACTCTATTTCCAGCACCACAGCCCAACCCCGCAAAACAGGGCCACGCAAACCTAGAAAAATGCGATTTTGATAAATGCCTATCCCTTCAATATCAAAACCATTATCCTTTCCGGGAACTTCTGCCTTAATAAACAAGCCTAAATGAGCGTCATCTGCTAAAGCTGTCGTCAGCAAATTACCCTGATTCATAACCTCTAATTTAGCGGCGTTCAATTGCACATCTGGATTTTGGGGGTGTGGGCAAGATGAGAATAACTTGCCATCTATCATCGGAATCCTTCCTAAGAGGTAGCGGTTAGGTTCTGATTCAATTTTTGCGAGTCTTTGAAGATTTTTGGTATCTGGTTTTTCCGGTTTAGTTTTTTTGCGTTTGTAGCTGTGAGAACCAACAAACCATAGGTAATAATCAGTGTAAGCAAGTCCTTCTATATCAATTTCTTCCTCTTCTGGTGCAGGCAAGCTGATAAAATCTGATACCTTAAATTGCTGATGTTCTGTAAATTTGTCAGTATCAAACAAAGAGAGGCGCTCAATAGTTGAGGTTTCATCTGACCCCAACCATAAATACTTTTGATGTGTTAGCAGCACTGCTGATAAATCTTCTCTATGTTCTTTAAAATTATCTACAAAAGTCAACAAAACTTGATTGAGAAAATTTGAATTTGACATCTTTGTTTATGGTTGCGGAAAAAGATTAATAATGTTATCATAATTCATAATTTCATACTCTGTTAAATATTTTTAGAAGCTATCTACCATATAAAATAGCTAGAGTAAATTTGCTTTTAAACTTTTGATAGATATTGGATATTCCTAGAAGAGGATGCAAGTATTAATTTTTATAAATATAGTTTATATTATTATGCATTGGATAAAAAATATCAAAATTAGATACAACTTTTTAACTAATGTTATTATGCAATAACCTTATGAGGTAGCCATCAAAGATCAATTATGAAATTAGCCACACAACCTACCATAAAAACTCTCGGTGACTACGCTTACCAAGCGATCGAAAAACACTCTAAGAAAACCTTTAAGTGGGAAAAATCAGTAAAAAAAGACGAAGATCCAGAAGCACTACACCAAATGCGAGTGGGAATGCGTCGCCTACGGACAGCAGTAACTCGCTTTGGGGTAGCGGTAGATGTGCCGAAACCGATTAGCGATAAAAATATCGGTAAAATAGCTCGTCGTCTTGGTAGTCTGCGAGATTTAGATGTACTCAAAGAAAGTTTGGAAAACGATTACAAACCAAATTTACCTCGCAAAGAACAGGAATCTTTGCAAACAGCTTTCACAGCTTTAGCTAAACAACGTGAAGATGTACTATCGAGTGTGCAGAAAACGTTAAAAGATGAATCTTACAAATCTCTAAAAGATTCATTAGACAAGTGGTTAGAGAAACCTAGTTATCAACCTTTGGCATCTGTTACCATTCAGCAAGTACTACCAGACTTACTCTTACCAGAGTTAAGTAACTTCTTATTGCATCCTGGTTGGCTAGTTGGCACTCAATTTGTAGACTCAGAAATTACAATCCAGAAAAACTGGGAACCAGAAAAGATAGAACAAAAATTGGCAAGAGAAGGTACAATTCTTCATAGTTTGCGAAAAGAAGCTAAACGCATACGCTACCAAATGGAGTTATTTACTGACTTATATGGTGAGTCTTATGCAGCTTATATTACAGAAGTAAAAGATATCCAAGAAATTTTGGGTGTGATGCAAGATAGTGCCGTTTTAACTGACTGGCTGACAGATGTTTTGAAGTCAGAAATTCAGACTGAGTTGCCCACCCTTGCTAATTTGTTAACTGAAAATCGTTACAATTCGTGGCAGCAGTGGCAACCTTTGCAAGAACGGTATTTGAAAACTGAAACCAGGCATAGTTTTCACTTAACAATACTGCATCCCCTTTCAGGAGTAATAAATTAAAATTTACTCTTACTCTTTATTGGGCAAGGATTGGATTAACGAGTAGACAATTGAATAGAAGCTTCTAGGGACAAAACATAAACACTGGTCTGGGAAGTTTGTACAATACGGGTGTTTTCGGCAGAACATAAACCTGAAATTAGCCCAACAGCACTTTCTAGCATGGTTC encodes the following:
- a CDS encoding NIL domain-containing protein translates to MKKRVTLTFPKRAVQMPVTYVLAKEFNVAANIIRAQVAPNQIGKLVVELSGDIDQLDAAIEWMRSRNVNVSYTLGEITIDEDVCVHCGLCTGVCPTEALTLHPETYKLTFTRSRCIVCEQCIPTCPVQAISTNL
- a CDS encoding DUF3616 domain-containing protein, coding for MSNSNFLNQVLLTFVDNFKEHREDLSAVLLTHQKYLWLGSDETSTIERLSLFDTDKFTEHQQFKVSDFISLPAPEEEEIDIEGLAYTDYYLWFVGSHSYKRKKTKPEKPDTKNLQRLAKIESEPNRYLLGRIPMIDGKLFSSCPHPQNPDVQLNAAKLEVMNQGNLLTTALADDAHLGLFIKAEVPGKDNGFDIEGIGIYQNRIFLGLRGPVLRGWAVVLEIELEDSTPGLLRLKQIGEAQELYKKHFVWLNGLGIRDLHIDDKDLLILAGPTMDLDGPVQVYRWINAVDSQENVFSNPDFVQDIPYGNREEHAEGMTLFEDVAGIPSILVVYDSPAKTRLVGDDSVIADVFKLG
- a CDS encoding CHAD domain-containing protein, translated to MKLATQPTIKTLGDYAYQAIEKHSKKTFKWEKSVKKDEDPEALHQMRVGMRRLRTAVTRFGVAVDVPKPISDKNIGKIARRLGSLRDLDVLKESLENDYKPNLPRKEQESLQTAFTALAKQREDVLSSVQKTLKDESYKSLKDSLDKWLEKPSYQPLASVTIQQVLPDLLLPELSNFLLHPGWLVGTQFVDSEITIQKNWEPEKIEQKLAREGTILHSLRKEAKRIRYQMELFTDLYGESYAAYITEVKDIQEILGVMQDSAVLTDWLTDVLKSEIQTELPTLANLLTENRYNSWQQWQPLQERYLKTETRHSFHLTILHPLSGVIN